The stretch of DNA GACTAGGGCCTGTCCTGTAGGCCCGGGGCGCGGGCTTCGTGATCGAGATCGTCCCTGGCAAGGCGCCGGCACGAGCCGTTGTACTGGACGTACCCGGTCGTGCCGGCAACGCCGCCAGGGGCGATCTCGGCGCGAAGAGCGTGGTCCTGGGCTTACAGGACAGGCCCTACGGACGGGTGAAGCGCGGTGCCGCGGGGCCGTCGAGGCGCCCCGGCGGGAGCTGCCGGCCGCACACCACCAGCAGGAGGTCCTGCGCGAGCCCGTGGACCGGTGCCCCCGAGCCGAAGGTCCAGTCCACGTCGGTGGCCCGCAGCTCGACGCCGTCCAGGTCGGTGCCGAAGAACTTGATGTTCCGCGGCCGCATCCCGGACAGGACCATCCTCACGCGCTCCGGCGGGACCCTCCGGTCGAGCCCCAGCCCGACGACGACGTCCAGGCCGTGGATCACGTCGTGGGACAGCGCGCCGACCGGCCCACCGCCCGGCGGCGCCCACGGGTGCTCGGCGTTGTCCCGCAGCTGGGCAACCAGGTCCTCGGCCGACATCCGGTCGGCGTCTCGCCGCGCGGCCCGGTCGGACATGCGGTTGAAGTCGCCGCGCGCCGCGACCAGCTCAACAATGATCTTGGGCAGCGACGTGCGGAACGGCATCGTGGTGTGCGCCACCACCTCGCGGACGCGCCAGCCGGCGCACAGCGTCGACGCGTCCCACTGCCGCGGCGTCAGCCCGGACAACAGCTCGGCCTGCTCCCGCCGCTCCGCCGCGATCGCGGCGCGTACCTGCTCGCTTGTTCCCACGGACGGTACGACCCGGTGCGAGCCGGAAAGTCATCGGCGCCGGGTCACGTCCACGGACGGAGCTTCTCCGGGTTCCGGACCGCCCACATCCGCGTGATCCGCCCGCCGGCCACGGCGAACGCGCACACCGTGACGGTGACGCCCTCCTGCTGGACGACCAGGCCGGGCTGGCCGTTGACCGTGCTCTCCAGGAGCGTGATCCCGGGGACCCGGTCGGCGAAGGCGACGAAGGTGTGCGCGATCCGCTCGCCGCCCTCCAGGGGGCGGAGCTCGGCGGGGACGAGGCCGCCGCCGTCGGCGATCGCGACGGCGTCGGGGTCGAGGAGGCCGATGAGGGCCTGGACGTCCTTGGCCTCCCAGGCTTTTCTGAACTCCCTGACGATGCCGGCCATCTCGGCCGCCGGGGTCGGCGGCGGCTGTGCCGACCGGATGCGGCGCCGGGCCGAGGAGGCCAGCTGGCGACATGCCGCCGGGGTGCGGCCGACGATCTCCGCGACTTCGGCGAACGGGTAGCCGAACACGTCGTGGAGGATGAAGGCCACCCGTTCTGCAGGCGTCATCGACTCGAGCACGACGAGGAAGGCCATGCTGACCGACTCGTCGAGGGTCACCCGGTCGGCCGGGTCGGCCGGGGTGCCGCCCGTGGGTTCGGGCAGCGGTTCGGGGATCCACTCGCCGACGTAGCTCTCCCGCCGGGCGCGTGCTGAGCGGAGCTGGTCGAGGCAGATCCGGCCGGCGACGGTCGTCATCCAGGCGCCGGGCGACTCGATGGCCTCCTGCTGCTGCGGAGACATGGCGAACCAGCGGGCGTAGGTCTCCTGGACGGCGTCCTCGGCCTCGGCGAGCGAGCCGAGGAGGCGGTAGGCGAGGTTGGTCAGCCGCCGCCGCTCGGCCATGATCGAGCTCGGGCCCTGTCCGGTCATGGCGGCGGCTCCCTCGGTCGTACCCGTCCTCGGCGTTTCGACGAGACAGCGCACCGGAACGTGAGGTCGCCGCGCCACCCCGTCAGCCGGACACCGTGATCCTCTTGTCGTCGGAGAGGCTCGGGCGCCCCTCGCCGTCGGACGGGTCGTCCTCGCGCACGCGCACCGTGTACTCGCCCGGCTCGAGGGTGACCGTGAACGCGAACGGGGCGAAGCGCTGGCCCTCGGCCGTGCTCGCGACGCCCTTCCGGACGGTTTCGCCGCCCCGCAGCACCTCCCAGAGCACCGTCGCCTCGAACACCGCCGCCTCGCCGCGCACCTCGACCTCCCGGCCGGCCTGCGTGCCGTCCACGGGCGAGTCGATCTGCACGAGCGAGCGCAGCGCGTACGCGTCGCCGCGCTCGACCGGCCGGGACGTGTCGACGGTGCCCCACAGCCGGGGCACCGTGGCCCCGTCGACGAGGATCCGCACCGGGTCGGTCGCCTGCAGGGCGCCCTGCACGGTGAACACGAGCTGCTGCACCGTCAGCTCGGCGACGTCCGGGTCCACCTGTCCCACGTCGGCGAGGTCGACGACGATCGCCCCGCCGTCCCTGCGGACGGGTTCCCGCAAGGACGTGCCGCGCGGCCAGAGGCTGCGGTAGTCGGGGTCGGTGCCGGTCGGGGACGCGAGCAGCTCGCGTACGGCGGCGCTCGCCCGCTCGTCCGTGACGATGGAGTGGAACTCCCGTTGCAGCCGGAAACCCGCCGGGGTCTCCGCCACGTAGTAGACCGGCACCGCCACGCGATCCCGGCGATCCGGCTCCGCCGTCGGCGTGGCCGGTGCCGGGCTCACGGCCGTCGTCTCGGGCGCCCCGGCCGAGGGCACCACCGGCACCGGGACCGTGCTGGTGCAACCGGCCGCCACCACCGCGAGGAGGACGAGCGCCCACCCCTGTCGCCGCGCCATCCGACCACCTCCCGGGGCCAGGTTCTCGCGTGCGGGCCGCGGTACCCGGTCGGCACGCCGAACCCACTCGGGTGCCCCCGACTCCGACGAACGGCGCAGCCGGTGGCGCCGGATCAGGAGTCGGTCGCGGGGGACGAGGCCTGCGCCCAGTAGCGGCGGGGGATGCGGCCCGCGAGGCGGGCGGCGCGGCCGGCCTCCACCGCGAGGCGCATCGCGTGGGCCATCCGCTCCGGGTCGCCCGCGCGCGTGACGGCGGTGGCGAGCAGCACGGCGTCGCACCCCAGCTCCATGGCCTGGGCGGCCTCGGAGGCCGTGCCGATGCCCGCGTCCAGCACGACGGGCACGCCGGCCTGCTCGACGATCATCTCGATGTTGTGCGGGTTGCGGATGCCCAGGCCGGTGCCGATGGGCGAACCGAGCGGCATGACGGCGGCGCACCCCACGCCTTCGAGCTTGCGCGCGAGCACCGGGTCGTCGTTGGTGTAGGGCAGCACGGTGAACCCGTCGTCGACCAGCTGCTCCGCGGCGTCCAGCAGCTCGATCGGGTCGGGCAGCAGGGTGCGCTCGTCGGCCACCACCTCGAGCTTGACGAGGTCGGTCTCCAGGGCCTCCCGCGCGAGCCGCGCGGTGAGCACGGCCTCAGCGGCGGTGCGGCAGCCCGCCGTGTTGGGCAGGACCTCGATGCCGAGGCGCCGGAGCAGGTCGATCACACCGGTGCCGGTGACGGCGTCGATCCGGCGCATCGCCACGGTGGTGAGCGCGGTGCCCGACGCCACGAGGGCTCGTTCGAGGATCTCCAGGTTCGAGGCCCCGCCCGTCCCCATGATCAGCCGCGAGGCGATCTTGCGGTCCCCCACCAGCAGCGTCTCGTCCATCGTCATCCTCCCTGCACCGCCGTCAGCACCTCCACACGCGCACCGTCCGCGAGCGCGACGGACGCCCAGCCGGCCCGTGGCACGACCTCACCGTCGACCGCGACCGCCACCCCGCTCTCGGGAGCACCGAGCGCGGCGAGCGCATCGCGCACGCACGAGCCGTCCGCGAGCTCGCGCCGCTCACCGTTGATCCACACCTGCACGTGCTACCTCCTTGCGAGCGACCGCGACGGGTCCGCGGCGCGCACCGGGTCGGGGACGGGTTCACCGCGCAGCAGGGCCAGCACGGCGTCTGCGGTGACGGGCGCGAGCAACATCCCGTTCCGGTGGTGGCCGGTGGCCACGAGCAGGCCGTCCGGGCCGAGCGCGCCGATCAGGGGAAGGTTGTCCGGGGTGCCCGGGCGCAGCCCCGCGGCGCTCTCCACCAGGGCGTACTCGGCGATGCCCGGCAGGATCCGCTCGGCGTCGCGCAGCAGGTCCCGCACCCCGCCGACGGTGACCTCCGTGTCGAACCCCAGCTCCGCCTGGGTGGCCCCTATGACGAGCCCGCCGTCGTCGCGCGGGACGACGTAGACCGGGCGCCCGTCCACCAGCGCGCGCACCGTGCGCCGCGGCGGCGGGAAGGCGCCACGGCGGTGCGCGATCCGCAGGATCTCGCCCTTGACCGGGCGCACCAGGCCGTCGAGCGCCGGGTGCAGCGCGGACGAGTGCGCGCCCGCCGCGACGAGCACGGTGTCCGCGTCGAGGGCACCGCCGTCCGTGCGGACCCCGGTGACCCGTTCGCCGTCGTCGAGGACGGCACGCGCCGCCCGTTCCACGACCGTGACGCCTGCCCGCTCCGCGGCGGAACGGAGGGCGGCGAGCAACACCCGGTTGTCGACGGCGAGGTCGTCGGGCACCGACAGGCCACCGCGCACGTCCGGGCCCAGCGCGGGCTCCAGCCTGCGCAGCTCCCGGCCGGAGAGCCGCTCGACGTCCCGGCCGAGGCGGCCCAGGAAGTCGGCGAGCGTCTCCAGCTCGGCGCGGTCGCCGGAGCCCGTGGCCGCGACCACCGTGCCGTCGGTGCGCAGCCCGGCCGGCTGTCCGGCGGACTCCTCGAGCTCGGCGGCGAACGCGGGCCAGCGGCGCACCGCGGCCTCGCCGAGCTCCAGCAGCTCCTCCTCGCCCGGCCACGCCTCCGTGACGGGCGCGAGCATGCCGCCCGCCACCCACGACGCCCCGGACGCGGGCGCCGGATCCAGCACGGTGACCCGCAGGCCCGCCTCGGCGGCACGCCACGCACAGGACAGGCCGATCACGCCTGCCCCGATCACCGTCAACGAGTTCGACATCATCTCCGCTCCCTGCGCCGGCATGACCCGGATCAGGTTCGACGGTCGGGATCTGTCGGATCCCCTCTCAGCCCGCAGTACGGGCTCCCGTGCGTCACCTGCCACTCACCCTACGCGGTATCGATTGCCTCCGCTTCGCTCCGGCGTCCGAGCGGGCCCTCTGAGGCGCCGTCCTGCTCCTCCGGTGCTCGGTCGCTCGTTCCTCGCTCCCTGCGCGCCTCCCCCGCACGACGACGCCGGGCCCGCTCGCTCGGCGGACTGTCTCCCCTGATCCCGAGGCCGCGTATGGTCGGACGACGTGCCTGGCTTCGACGGCGCCACCGTGCGCAAGCGACTGGACGACGCCCGCCTCTACCTCTGCACCGGCGCCCGCCGCCGCACCGGCGACCTCGCCGAGTTCGCCGACGCGGCCCTCGCAGGCGGCGTCGACATCATCCAGCTGCGGGACAAGGGCCCCGACGGCCCGCTCGAAGCCCGGGACGAGCTCGCCGCGCTGGAGATCCTCGCCGAGGCGTGCGCGCGGCACGGCGCCCTGCTCGCCGTGAACGACCGGGCCGACATCGCCCTCGCGGCAGGCGCCGACGTCCTGCACCTCGGCCAGGACGACCTACCCGTCCGGTGGGCCCGGGAGGTGGTGGGTGACGAGGTGGTGGTCGGGCGCTCCTCGCACAGCCCCGCCGAGACCGCGACCGCGGCCGAAGAGCCCGGCGTCGACTACTTCTGCGTCGGCCCCTGCTGGCCGACGCCCACGAAGCCGGGCCGTCCCGCCCCCGGGCTCGACCTCGTGCACACGGTGGCCGGCCGCGCGCCGTCCCGGCCCTGGTTCGCGATCGGCGGGATCGACCACGCCCGCCTCGACGAGGTGCTGGCCGCGGGCGCCGAGCGCATCGTGGTGGTGCGCGCGATCACGGAGGCAGAAGACCCGCGCGCAGCGGCAGCGGCGTTCGCGACGAGGCTGCGAGCCGCCACCGGAGCATGATCCCCGCAAGGGGTACCTGACGGCCGCCGCGGGGCGCTCAGCGCGACCGGAGGGCGCGCCGGGCCGCCCACCGCGCCCGGTACCAGCGGATCATCCACAGCCAGCCCGGA from Pseudonocardia cypriaca encodes:
- the sigJ gene encoding RNA polymerase sigma factor SigJ — its product is MTGQGPSSIMAERRRLTNLAYRLLGSLAEAEDAVQETYARWFAMSPQQQEAIESPGAWMTTVAGRICLDQLRSARARRESYVGEWIPEPLPEPTGGTPADPADRVTLDESVSMAFLVVLESMTPAERVAFILHDVFGYPFAEVAEIVGRTPAACRQLASSARRRIRSAQPPPTPAAEMAGIVREFRKAWEAKDVQALIGLLDPDAVAIADGGGLVPAELRPLEGGERIAHTFVAFADRVPGITLLESTVNGQPGLVVQQEGVTVTVCAFAVAGGRITRMWAVRNPEKLRPWT
- a CDS encoding maleylpyruvate isomerase family mycothiol-dependent enzyme, which produces MGTSEQVRAAIAAERREQAELLSGLTPRQWDASTLCAGWRVREVVAHTTMPFRTSLPKIIVELVAARGDFNRMSDRAARRDADRMSAEDLVAQLRDNAEHPWAPPGGGPVGALSHDVIHGLDVVVGLGLDRRVPPERVRMVLSGMRPRNIKFFGTDLDGVELRATDVDWTFGSGAPVHGLAQDLLLVVCGRQLPPGRLDGPAAPRFTRP
- a CDS encoding thiazole synthase, producing MDETLLVGDRKIASRLIMGTGGASNLEILERALVASGTALTTVAMRRIDAVTGTGVIDLLRRLGIEVLPNTAGCRTAAEAVLTARLAREALETDLVKLEVVADERTLLPDPIELLDAAEQLVDDGFTVLPYTNDDPVLARKLEGVGCAAVMPLGSPIGTGLGIRNPHNIEMIVEQAGVPVVLDAGIGTASEAAQAMELGCDAVLLATAVTRAGDPERMAHAMRLAVEAGRAARLAGRIPRRYWAQASSPATDS
- the thiO gene encoding glycine oxidase ThiO, with translation MMSNSLTVIGAGVIGLSCAWRAAEAGLRVTVLDPAPASGASWVAGGMLAPVTEAWPGEEELLELGEAAVRRWPAFAAELEESAGQPAGLRTDGTVVAATGSGDRAELETLADFLGRLGRDVERLSGRELRRLEPALGPDVRGGLSVPDDLAVDNRVLLAALRSAAERAGVTVVERAARAVLDDGERVTGVRTDGGALDADTVLVAAGAHSSALHPALDGLVRPVKGEILRIAHRRGAFPPPRRTVRALVDGRPVYVVPRDDGGLVIGATQAELGFDTEVTVGGVRDLLRDAERILPGIAEYALVESAAGLRPGTPDNLPLIGALGPDGLLVATGHHRNGMLLAPVTADAVLALLRGEPVPDPVRAADPSRSLARR
- the thiS gene encoding sulfur carrier protein ThiS, with product MQVWINGERRELADGSCVRDALAALGAPESGVAVAVDGEVVPRAGWASVALADGARVEVLTAVQGG
- a CDS encoding Gmad2 immunoglobulin-like domain-containing protein; this translates as MARRQGWALVLLAVVAAGCTSTVPVPVVPSAGAPETTAVSPAPATPTAEPDRRDRVAVPVYYVAETPAGFRLQREFHSIVTDERASAAVRELLASPTGTDPDYRSLWPRGTSLREPVRRDGGAIVVDLADVGQVDPDVAELTVQQLVFTVQGALQATDPVRILVDGATVPRLWGTVDTSRPVERGDAYALRSLVQIDSPVDGTQAGREVEVRGEAAVFEATVLWEVLRGGETVRKGVASTAEGQRFAPFAFTVTLEPGEYTVRVREDDPSDGEGRPSLSDDKRITVSG
- the thiE gene encoding thiamine phosphate synthase; amino-acid sequence: MPGFDGATVRKRLDDARLYLCTGARRRTGDLAEFADAALAGGVDIIQLRDKGPDGPLEARDELAALEILAEACARHGALLAVNDRADIALAAGADVLHLGQDDLPVRWAREVVGDEVVVGRSSHSPAETATAAEEPGVDYFCVGPCWPTPTKPGRPAPGLDLVHTVAGRAPSRPWFAIGGIDHARLDEVLAAGAERIVVVRAITEAEDPRAAAAAFATRLRAATGA